The following is a genomic window from Corvus hawaiiensis isolate bCorHaw1 chromosome 5, bCorHaw1.pri.cur, whole genome shotgun sequence.
TCCATACAGCTTCATCCAACTTCAACATTATAAAAATTTATGCCTCAATCCATCCACTTAGTGAGAGATTTCCATATATCTGATTCAGGCTGCTCCCAGTCTTCTCCTGTTAGTTCTTTCAGGTTCAAGTCTTTGAAAAATTCCAGACGATGACTGCAAAGAGAGgaggaataaacaaaaaacagttttaagtCTTGTAGTATGTGTCTTAATAAAGGCAGTATCCTCAATGTGTTAAattcatctttattttcagattttcttggCCAGGAATGTAACCAGCAATccatgtgtttattttccaaaacttCAGTTTACAAATAAAAACCACTACTTTGTATCTGACCCTACATTAATCACCTTAAAAGGCGAAATTCTTTTCTTAGGAAGTAATTTGTAAGAGTAAAGACAAACTAAGAGTAACAAGAGCAGCAAGGAACAGCCTCTTCACATAATTGCATCTGCTACCAAAATCTGAAAAagacaagatttttttaaaaggggtACTATAGAATTACTTCTTGAAAAGTATTACAGGCATTCTCCAGTTtaatacagagaaataaaaatatctatttcACACAGAACATTGATAATGTGTTTTATTAGCAATAgctcagaatttttaaaaatatacagttGCAGAAGCTAAACTTTCCTTTAATAAAGGCAATAAAGGGTAATTTATCTAAAATTTACCCTACCTGACACCACTGTATGTTGTGTGACAAGTCTATGTAAGAACTACAGTGTGTCCTCTAGAGCTGGTTCATTTATACAAAATGCCCAGGAGTAAGAGGTTTCATCAGACTCTCAGCCTCACagccaaagaaaataaacaggccCAAAGTACAGTTCAAAAATCCAAATTCTCTGGTTTTCTATTGATACTAGGTatcttttaattatatttttttagtttagtcagccttttcaatttttttcatagTATGGAAACATCTGTAGAGGTGAAAGCTTTTAGAACAGTagaggagaagcagaagagatTTACTGGAAATGTATCTGGTGAAATTATCACAAAATGGCACTTCAGGAGGAGCTGAAGTcaaggaaaaagcagaacaacTCTCCATTATTTAGATGAGGAAGGTGATAAAAGCAGATACCAATGGTATTGAATGCATAATTTGCTACGCACCTAACATGGAAATCAAGTACTAATTACAGCTCTCTGCCACAGTGCTTTATACAAAGTACAGCACCAGTGGACCCAGAGCTAAGCAGCATAATAAAAAGTTCTAGTGGCACTCAACCCAAAAACCAGATCAGCTGTTTTAAGTATTCCAACAATAGTGCAGCAGTATTACAGCAGAGCTCATTTTATGCTTACAAATCTGGTTTCTGTCCTTCCTGCAGTTCGTGTCGAGGCAAAGGATAAAGTGCttcatattttctctctcctcccgAGCCATGAATTGCAAATGCATTGAACTTGTCAGTCCATGGTGGAAAGTAACTCCAAGGAAGAAGAGCTTTACCCTCCCATTTGGTTTTCATTCTGGTCACCTCGAACTCCAAAGGAAGTTCTTCCTGttaaaggaggggggaaaaaagaggcacTGGCCATGTTCTGATGGAAAATGGgcaaataaaaatcattatGAATGTACTTGACCACTTACTTTCCATACTCTTCTTCtgccagaaagcagcagcagtaagTACTGCCCATGGCTGTCAAAGAATCAGAGCACAGTTTTCCTAAAATTATGTCAAGTAATCAGTGCAATATACCACCACCAATATGTACACTCCCCATACTGAAACAAATTCTGTGTCTAGTCTCCCTCATCCATATATCTCACAAGCATTAGAACTGCAAGTGTAAATTAACACTTGTGATGTTTCCAGCGCTGTACTTACGGACAAAGCTCAACTTCTAAATACTGCTCAGTTCTGTCATTCAGAAAGAATGCTTctacaactgaaaaaaaccaaacaaacaaacaaacaaaaaacccccaggctGTCAGTATTTTATATTAACTATTTTGTAATATCCTGAGATCGTCATATCCCATTAGTACAACTCTATTTTCATGGGGTTTGGCCTGTGCCATGCCAGAGTTTGACTTGCTACTGACGTGTACACAGTAACTATAACCCAAATATTCAAAATGTGGTGCCATAATTCTAACTTCaggagctttttatttttaattgctatgATCACAAAGAGCTTTGTAAAGTACTGTACTAACTTTATTAGTTTTACCAATTCCAGTTTTGAAAATGCTCACTCTGATGCAGCAGGAAAGTAAGGGAAAGAGGACCATACACTCTCAGCAGAGCACACACCCCATAAACTAAAACCGCTAAATCTCAAAAAGAGTAAGAAAGCATTTAGCTCTTAAATGGTTTTTCCCTATAGATGGTATTTTGGACAGAGGATTACTGTTCCAGGTGTACTTGAAAGCCACATATTAAATTCGAATCACATTTCAGGAACACAAAGTAGAAGTACAACAGTGCTTCTCATGTAAAATTACAATGGTGCTTCTCGCAGCGATGACATTATTAGAAAGCTTTAGTGAGAATTATGATATGACTGAtatccttatttatttttacttaagcgtatttattataataatatCAAAGAGCTGCTACTACTGTTTTAGCTTTAATCAGAGTAGCTCAATGTTCAAGAAGTAAAGAACTTCTGGAAATACTCAATTCTTGCATTATCCAAAGCAATGGGTAAAAGGGGCAGTACAGACAGGAAACGAGGAAAGAACCCAGCACTACTATGAGAATTTTCTCCATTCCATTCGGGTGCAATTTTGAATTGCATTTCATCAGGTGTAAATTCTGTGTCTCACACCTTCCTATTCCTCAAAGGAACTTTGGAAAAACGATTAAAACACTTCTTAAAGCAAAAGTAGAATCTCTCTTTAGAATTTCACTTCTCTTCCACAAAGGCATTTTAATATACATATgccacaaaattattttgatattcAAGTATGTCAAGCCTCTGATAGTGCCCAAGTTATATCAGTAACCCAAAAACTAATATACTATCGACAGGAAGTCAACTTCAACATTAATGAAATCAACCCAGATCACTGAACTTCAacgttttttaaaaaaaacaaccaccatAGACCCTTAAAAAAGACCAGGCATATTAAATACAGAGGAACATCAGTGTCTGCAGAAATCAGATATATTTGCAGCAGAAGAGTTACACTTACCCTCATAGTCCCACAGTCCACCAAAGGGTTTCCCTG
Proteins encoded in this region:
- the C5H4orf33 gene encoding UPF0462 protein C4orf33 homolog; its protein translation is MEFRIKHTWDGLPVSHEPVTIGLRPDNAGLLMEVHAPFFNDPPAPPGEPGKPFGGLWDYEVVEAFFLNDRTEQYLEVELCPHGQYLLLLLSGRRRVWKEELPLEFEVTRMKTKWEGKALLPWSYFPPWTDKFNAFAIHGSGGERKYEALYPLPRHELQEGQKPDFHRLEFFKDLNLKELTGEDWEQPESDIWKSLTKWMD